The following coding sequences are from one Manduca sexta isolate Smith_Timp_Sample1 unplaced genomic scaffold, JHU_Msex_v1.0 HiC_scaffold_3455, whole genome shotgun sequence window:
- the LOC119192971 gene encoding uncharacterized protein LOC119192971, translating into MLRSISEPSLGTVGTETLATTATSHAGSRHYLPKLKQDQLRGRFLWEGRIGRITRIVLLTPWNVWFQIAVLLAVITTFVIHLLLAYFFDNNTWSNFTTIIILGELIFFADVFVHLVHMFWPLVRLYMRVHRRSLLLLFYDVVS; encoded by the exons ATGCTGAGGAGTATTAGCGAGCCCTCTTTGGGAACTGTTGGGACGGA GACCTTGGCAACAACTGCAACCAGTCATGCAGGAAGCCGCCATTACCTGCCCAAGTTAAAACAAGATCAATTACGAGGTAGATTTCTGTGGGAAGGACGCATCGGAAGAATTACAAGGATTGTGTTATTGACGCCTTGGAATGTGTGGTTTCAG ATCGCAGTTCTCCTGGCAGTCATTACCACGTTCGTGATCCACTTGCTCCTAGCATACTTCTTCGATAACAACACGTGGTCTAACTTCACCACGATCATTATCTTGGGAGAGCTGATATTCTTTGCCGATGTCTTTGTTCATTTGGTCCATATGTTTTGGCCTTTAGTCCGTCTCTATATGAGAGTACATCGGCGGagtttattgttacttttttatgacGTCGTTTCCTGA